The genome window GAACGGGGTTTGTTGGGGGTCTCGAGCATATTCCCAGCAGTATAGCAGCCCCGCATTAAAGCAAAAACATACCCCCTAGGGTAAGCAGGGCCTACCCGCCTTTGGTGTGGGTCGGGCGGTTACCTCGAGCCCACCACTTCCTTCCTGGGGCTCTCGCCCAGGGCGTTCTCGCCGGTCAGTTCGCGGCCCAGAATCAGGGTGTGGATGTCGTGGGTGCCCTCGTAGGTGTCCACGGTCTCGAGGTTCAGCATGTGGCGGATGCTGTGGTACTCGAGGGTAATCCCGCTACCGCCCAGAATTTCACGGGCCGCCCTGGCGCCGTTGAGCGCGGCCCGCACGTTGTCGCGCTTGCCCAGGCTCACCTGCGCGGGCTTGAGGGTTCCGGCGTCCTTGAGCTGGGCCAGGCGCCAGGCCAGCAGCAAGCCCTTGGTGTGGTCGGCGGCCATGCGCACCAGTTTTTCCTGTACCAGCTGGCGGCTGGCGATGGGGGCCCCAAAGGTGCTGCGGCTCCTGGCGAACTCGAGCGCCTCGGTGTACACCGCCTCCAGCGCCCCCAGCGCCCCCCAGGCAATGCCAAAGCGGGCTTGCGTGAGGCAGGAGAGCGGCCCCTTGAGGCCCTTGACCCCCGGCAGCATGGCGCTGGCCGGCACGCGCACGTCCTCCAGCACCAGCTCGCTGGTAACCGAGGCCCTTAGCGAAGCTTTGTGCTGAATCTTGTTGGCCCTGAAGCCCTTGGTATCGGTGGGCACGATAAAGCCGCGC of Meiothermus sp. contains these proteins:
- a CDS encoding acyl-CoA dehydrogenase family protein, which produces MFDFYQVAELLTPEEREIQKAARKFLEAEALPHIAEWWENAEFPVHLIRKFGEMGFLGTTIPTEYGGMGASAAAYGVIGYELERIDSGLRSFCSVQSSLVMYPIWAYGSEEQKREYLPKLATGEYVGCFGLTEADGGSDPDANMKTRARRDGGDYVLNGSKMWITNGNLAHIAIIWAKDDEGVVRGFIVPTDTKGFRANKIQHKASLRASVTSELVLEDVRVPASAMLPGVKGLKGPLSCLTQARFGIAWGALGALEAVYTEALEFARSRSTFGAPIASRQLVQEKLVRMAADHTKGLLLAWRLAQLKDAGTLKPAQVSLGKRDNVRAALNGARAAREILGGSGITLEYHSIRHMLNLETVDTYEGTHDIHTLILGRELTGENALGESPRKEVVGSR